ccagttttctttttgttttcaatgcaataagagcagaaatattATTCTAAAATGACTACTGTTACATAGTATCATGCCTCTGCCATCATTACTGacactctctctcacacacatggTGAATAATATTCATTCATTAGCACACAAtatcttctgtctttttctttgtttattttttgtgtgttttttcactAATGTAATGTAGTATATCATATATCTTGAACTCTgttgtaaatttaatttctagtgttttgtttttaaatttctattaaaaaaaacatttatttttattttcctccaggTGTCGGAGTCCTGTGTGGTTGAGTGCCCCAGCATTCAGATAACCACCATTTCCCCGGAGGATGAACCGGCGCCGCCCGTCCCCAGCTACTGGGAAATGGGCAGCGGCGGCGGCTGGGACAGGGAGCGCCTCTACCTCCCCCTGCTGGACCCTTTCTCCTACCGCGACCGGTTCCCCGGCTCCCTCAGCCCCAGCCCCGCCTCCAGCCCGTCGTCCCGCGGCTGGCTCAGCCCGGCGTCCAGCTGCGACTCCCTGctggtggaggaagaggagctcaATGAGGCCAATGTCGGTTTCGGACTCTCCCCGTCCTCCAGGCCCACTTCCCCAGGAGGAAAGAAGCGCAGGAACTCTCCTCTGGCGTCTCCCTGCATCTCGCGGAGGAGCAGCTACTCGGAGGACCTGCAGGGATGCAACCTGGAGGGCGGAGAGTCCGCCTCGCAGTCGCAGGCGCTGCCCGGCAGCTGTGAGCTCAACATCCCGCAGAAAACCAGGAAGACGTCCCTGGAGCAGGTGGAagttctgagtttttttttttttttttccattagccataaaaatgtgcaaattgaaattatgaaaataaatttgctttatgcacgaaataatatgttttttactaAAACGTTTTTGCtctagatcagtgtttctcaattccggtcctcaggcccccctgccctgcatgttttaggtgttccccttctgccacacacctggattgaatctgtgggtgattaacaggcgtcTGCAGCACTTGAGGACTGCAGAAGAGGTCATGCAATCATAtggatcagctgttctgaaatagaaacacatctaaaacatgcagagcagtggAGCCTGAAGAacgagaaaaaaagaggagtaaatttccacccagagaaattcagaattttcttttggataaatctttacatttttttccaacctcaggaaaatgtttcagcttgaaatgtcaaaaattttcCTGAAAAAACTGTGAGACTATTGTCAgacttttttgagaaaaaaacttgaaaactttATGAGtatgaaaagttgaaaatttttcacttttttaaagctcagaaatgttcagtttttctttgagaGAATTTCTGAGGTTGatctaaaaatttatttttccagcaaattttagatttttcaaaatcagaggccttcttgtttctttttagcaaatttctgagattaatctaaaaaaaaaaacttttttcaaatttatttttttttttttttttgtcaaactcagaaatttacttGTTCTTTCCAGAAATTTTTAATCTACAACATAATCTATTAAtgtctggggtttttttggcaGATATTTactccttttattttcttcctaaCCACAAGGGTCCTAAAACGCCAAAGTAAGCAACTGGGTTTCCATTTACTATAAATTGCACAGATTTAAGTATAAATAcggcaatttaaaaaaaaaaaagggttaggGTAAGTAAGTAAAGTAAAgttgagttttaaaagtaaaaagaaattgctagaaaatattcagaaatgacTGTGGTTTGAACTCTGACTGAAATAACTGGTAAATGAgccaaaactgaaacattaatttatctGATGTAACTATTTACATCCTGCCGTTATTTTTAATGACGTACTGTGTGAACAAGCTTAATCATGTTtgagtttcatttaatttcttatttaatgaaaacactgtgattgtttttttttaaatattttttacattagcagaatataaaCAAGGATTTGCTCATATTTGTAATGTAAATGCAGCCAATGAGAGGTGAGTCGGTTAAATAGAGTCGTGTTTCGCTGCAGTTGTCTCCCAGAGAAGTGGACCAGGAGCCGGGTCTGGGCCGAAGCTCCCCCTGTCCGCTGCCGGAGACCCAGCAGCCCAGGAGAGAGCCCCCGTCTCTGGGAATGGACTACCTCCCTGTGCCCCCTGCCCTGGCCTGGGGCAGAACCAGAGCCAGCGCCCACAGTCCTCTCTTCAGGCAAGAAcacattttatgataaaaaacaGTGAGGGGTTCTGTTGTCCTCtattcaaactgaaaaacaaccaaaagacACTTGAGAAGTGCGTCCAACCTGCTTCAGTGTAGAGTTTCCAGAATTGTTGAAATCTGATCTCAAATAGACAAAACCGTAAATCCTGGaaaggtcgccagtccatcggCGGGCAACAAAGAGACAGGCGGGGCAAACAATCATCTACACGTTCTCACTCTTAAGGCTGCAGTACGTAATCTTTAGAGGTGCACCGGTTGCAGAGTTATCCCCGATCTCTTAAAAACCTCACTTGTCGATTCAGATTTTTGGCctatagcatttttttttgtctgaaatgacGCTAAATTAGCTGGTGGgccagtctgtcagtcaaacctttcaCCTTTTActtagtaactagttacatttattcacttgcatttacttgagtaacctttagggaaacatttatttctactcttgcttgagtaaaattttaggattttttacccactaaatgaaaaacaaacatgttttaaccaaaaactcaccagacagacactcacctgcagtttctgttttagtgtcttaagtttttttattgaaagaaactgatttggaaaacttttgttttgcctgattttgttatttttttgttactgacatgaattattgtcatttttgtccttaaattaactttacattttggtccatctgattatgtCATAATTTGTTCAGTTACTCactacttgagtagactttttatttatttatttttttaccaaaacaaaacatttcttggacatctactttttacttttacttgagtaaaaatatgttgaagtctTTAATAatcggtcagaaacaaccagtgctaatttaattcttttttttactgcGGTATATATCTCACACTGGGCGTCTGCTGTGCTGTTATTTAGGTTTTTCTCATCTGTTAAACAATAATCTTCTGTCCTTTAGGTCTAATGCTTTGCCTCCACTTGACTGGCCGCTCCCGTCCCAGTTTGACCAGTATGAGCTGCGCATCGAGGTGCAACCCCGGCCGCACCATCGAGCCCACTACGAGACGGAGGGCAGCAGAGGCGCCGTCAAAGCCGCTCCCACAGGACATCCTGTTGTCAAGGTGCGACGGACGTTTCCCACGCTGCAGAAAATAACTGGGATTTTACTCAGATTTCTTTTACTTAAACCAGAAAGGTCCAAACTGTCTGAGGGGTGAAATAGTCCAGTTCAAAACACTcaagtaattttcttttaattaaatgcagaaataataattaaattaactatacattttgtatattatttattaaagtacatttaataaatttacattcttaaatatgttaaagtatatttatcttattatgtatatttatttactttaaataaaagacatttgaatattaaaaaaagatctttagatgcaaaaaagttacttttttcgcatctaaaattttgtttatatttttttagaattttaagaaatatttttatattttcatattttttttgaaatggCACAAATTAGGggtatttttgcattttttagatccaaaaatctatttttcatccaaaaagcatattttttattttttagaatctttttttttttttttacttttttaaaaatattttcagatttgttttctccaaAATACTAACAAATCTAATTTTGGCAAATCATAAAAATTGTCTGAGTTTGTAATCctatatttatacaaaataaaaatgatgtaaagTTTAGACTTAGAATGAATTAAGAAGCTTAAGTATTACCAAACATTTCCTTCTTCTTGtaaatttaggattttatttaccACCAAAATTtgtcaaactaaaacaaatgaaaaattgtTACATTTGCTTTAAACTGTGATAATAAGGGGCCACACAGAATTACCTAGAGGACCATAAATGGCCCCCAGGCTGCACTTTGGCCACCCCTGATTTAAGCAGAAGTCTtattttttccagtgtttttgtGATAATGAAGGAAAGTCCCATGTGTGTctcctgctgtgttttgtttctctgtgtccAGCTGTGCGGCTACGCAGAGAGGAAGCCGCTGTCGCTGCAGGTTTTTGTCGGAACGGCTGACGACCGTTCAATCAGGCCTCATCCTTTCTACCAGATACACAGGTACAGACCACGGTCAATATAGTTaactaaaaccaaacaaataacgttttttattagctgaaataaacaaaaatccgTGTTTGATGGAGAAAAACTATTACTAACTAGAACTACATCatgtgtttataaaactaaaacatactaaagttataatatgttttataaatccATTTATTAGATgggaaattgatttttttctcccacataAGCAGTTTATAACGCCACTCCATTCTCCTCCTGGTGACAGCAAAAGTTGGGAGAAATTTGTTGTTCAACAATagttaaatctattttttgaaaatggcattttcaaaaatgaacCAAGGTATGAAAaactataactaataaaaactaagctAAACCTAAACAATATTCAACTActaaaaactagcaaacacactaattaaaactaactgagTTTGACAAATAAAGGTCACAATGAAATGAACTAAACTATGATGAAATGCCCAAACCTAATTTAACCCTGGTGCAGAGAGAACAAATTTATCTCCATGCTtctttttcaattaattaaatctAAAACTCCTCACAAGATGCATCATCTGACTGCGGCTTTAATGCAGTGTAACAAATCGTTTTCTGCCTCCAGGAAATATCTCCTCCCATTTTTTCTCAGCtctaaatacaaaaatcagACTCGGATAAATAATATCCGGATGAATTCAGAACATTACAGCTACAGCTAAAGctcatttgagatttttttaaacatctaatCAGGACAAGTactgtttgttttcaataaataaacttaaacttaaactcaataaataaactttttagctggattacaaatatttagaaagcCAGAATAAACATGTGAACAGTAATAAAGTACCCGAGGCTTTGctgcagaaataatttaatttatgatCATTTAAGGATCACTGATACAGGAGTTAGAGtaataaagaagaaatttactttttagaGAATATGTGATACTGCATGTTTACGttttatctgacttttatgTCAAAGATGTCAGACATCCGTCATAATTCTGGTGCATATTAGTCTAGAAATGTTAAAGGAAAATATGCATtcaactgcaataaaagattaacTTATTGtatacatctttaaaaagtattttggtctagtttctagtgaaaataaattagtagATTTGACAAAAGACAACACTAaaatacaagtaacttttcatcaagacaaaggagcttgttttaagttaattaatccttaatattgataaaaaggtttttgttccgatagtaaataatttcactttcatttttattatgttataagttaaataatttgccGATGGTACTAGAActaattgacttaaaacaagctgctttatagtgctgaaaagttacctgcaagttagttttgtcttatttcaagtgtactaagatatttgcactagaaactagaccataaatatttggtaaaatatgtattttagcAGTGATGTCATTTAGTTTAGCAAAGACTaaagaaaattcacaaaattcTGAATTTACGCCTTTTGCTTCCTCCTGTTTTGTACTTTGTAAGATGTTTAAGACAAATCTTTGGCAagttcactggcagattatatATTACATAAGAAAgctgtcttgttataagtgaaatgatccGTCTATGGAAgtagtacttttaaaaataataaatattaaggaattattgacttcaaacaagctccttcattttgctgaaaagttatttgtaagttagttttgttttactttaagtgtAATAACATATTTGTGCTAAAAgcaagaccaaaaatatttgtcttgtctcgtaatattttgtgtttttgcagtgatcaCCAAAACATATCACTGAATCttgactgttttatttatgccaattagtttttttttcctcctctaacatgtaagaaaaaaagagtattttcatctgttttgttgGTATTTGTCAAATGAATGTTCAAAGGGAAACAGATAACTGAAATATCTTGGGTAAGGTGATGTACCcaacatttttctgactttttggactcttaattttaaatgtttctcattaCGTAGGGTGACCGGGAAGATGGTCGGCACCGCCAGCCATGAAAGCGTCCAGGCAGGGACCAAACTGTTGGACATCCCCCTCAACCCCGAGAACAACATGACCGCGCTGTGAGTAGGAACTGAAgcctttaaatctgttttgtgtTGCTACTTCAaatcttttagcctacttcatgttgtcaggcaGGTAatgtttaaaagatttttttattcttcatgtCTGTCATTAGTTGTGCACATGATAACTAAAGAGTTAGTTGCGCTAACCCAAAAGCACTTAGTTATGCTATAGCTAAAGTGCTATTCCACTATGgtgtttagcagaagctaatgctaacactcAACTCACCATCTGTTACAACAGTAAATTGCCATAAACAGGATAAAATTTGTCATTGCATGTCTACCTGCACAGAAAGTGATTTTATGGAACAGATTTTTCGCTcttggtttcagttttatagttGTTGAGTTTTGTTTACTGTTTCTGATTTTGCCTAACTGAACACAGCAGCAGGCCTTCAGTCAGAGAGCACATAAGTagattttaaagtatttactACATCTTTAATACAGAATAAATGTCTGCACTGCACGACAGGTGGACAACGTAAGGAGAGGAGAAGGAACAACTGCGCAAACACACTTCAAAATAacagcatgaatataaacatctaactgcttaaccaaaacttcagagatgttgaactttattcaaatacaagcttacaaaacagccaagtgCAGTATCACTTTAGagtttatttaggaaaaaaacacttacatAGGAGGAGCTAAGTGCGCTAAGTGTTTTCACAGTTAGCTAAAGCGCTAGATGAAAAATTAGCTACAGTATTAGCGCATTAGCTGAAGCGTGCCCACCATTATCTGTCAGAAATCAAGCCaagatgaaaaactgaaactaagcTAAACTTGACAAATTAGATCTGGTTAATCAAAGCTAATGTATTATTTAATAAGGGTGCAATTACTTTTCCATGTAGGGCTATATTGTTTTGGATAGCCTTTTCTTCTCActtcacatttaaaattgcattttgcttctcagacttaaaaaaatatatatttatttctgcctTGATTTGCTcaaatttagctaaattttAGTGCttgatgtttgtgttgctgcCCAACATTTAAACTTAATCTGCTGCTTctgtgagttaaaaaaaacttctaaatatttttctctaaagaCTATTACAGTCAAAgattattttctacatttctgttaAGATCTTCCAAAACATCAATTGTacacattttgaagaaagattattgtaaaagtttaaatcctattttttttctcttctgtctgaATTTCCTTACCTTTGAAAGAAGTTAAAagtgtgtctttttaaaatttctttttttgtcaatatttataAGATGCTGTCAAGATATTTTTATCACggtgaaaataaacataagatTGTTTATAAATGATCGAAGTTTCTTCTACttcagaaaacataatttaatttaacaattttgtttttcagcatcgACTGCGCTGGGATTCTGAAACTGAGAAACTCAGACATCGAGCTGCGAAAAGGCGAAACGGACGTCGGGAGGAAAAACACTCGCGTGCGTCTGGTGTTTCGTACTCACCTCCCTGTAGCGCCCCCTGTGGGCCCTCCTGGGCGCGTCCTGGCTCTGCAGGTCGCCTCTTTGCCCATTGAATGCTGTAAGACGCGGCATTAAGTTcaactgaatttaaaactttgttgTAATTCCACAAGAGGCCAACGTTTGTCCGTTTACCGCTTCAGCTCAGCGGTCGGCCCAGGAGCTTCCTGTCATCGAGTCAGTCAGCGTCACGTCCTGCTCTGTGGAGGGAGgcgaggagctgctgctgagcGGTACCAACTTCCTGCCGATCTCCAGAGTCCTCTTCATGGAGAGAGGCACCGGTATGAGTTTGACACCaacccaaaaaacaataaaatacaattaaataaaaaagcaaatacaCCCTGGTCTATTTTGAACACAGTCAAACGTTAAGATAGCCTTAAATAAGTTGATCACATATCTTAAATTTAATCGTGGCTGGACTTTTAATCTCAAATATTcgatgtagattttttttcttgccgtACTATCAGGCAAAAGTTTCAGTCGCCCCCAGACATCTTATTTACGTTCTGCGTCGCCAGTTtattgaggctaccgctaattAGCTGCTAATCCTTAGCTAGCTGACTAGCTTTTCTGCGTCTGTTGTCctggaaacaaattttaaaataattcaataaataaaaacaacaataatattttcctttggcattaaagcatcttttttgtaaatgtatagtcccaaaaatgtagatttaatatttatttttattctaaagacAGTCTAAAAATATTACTTGCTGTTTGTTGATGTTAAGATAACAGATATACTCAGTGaaatgtttgtcagattaaaaatctttatatttCAGGCCtccaagttatttttgttgttttttgtttttttcatcaatgtcaagcttttttaaatcaaattagggtgaccaaacatttcccgggacatgtccgtatttcacgtcctgtcccgggcgtcccgggatatggtcaccctaattaaatgtattttaccaAATATAAAATTTCTCTTTGCTCTGGCACATCAGATGGGAAACTACAGTGGGAGGAGGAGGCGCATGTGGACCGGGACAACAGCAACGAGGTAATTTTACGACTCTCACTCAGTTTAAATATCTTCAGCAGTTCTCCCACTTTGCACCCCGTTACAGCGCATAAATAGTGATACATTGACCCagaatttattgcaataaatgacaatatagttgttgttgttttttgtgatcAATGTATTGATAATGGCATTATAATGCAAGCTCCATACCAATAATCTTTAgttttgtgacaaaaacactGGAACTGTAAGGCATTTTatatatccaaaataaaagatcgacaaccaaaacaataaataaaattaaaataaaaaccaaatacaaccaaaaccagATTGAGTATAATGTTATTATTTGTGGTTTGTAAGGTATATCATCAGACTTCTGACTTTTGGATGTGTTGGtggtttttaatttgaattgcCTTTTAGAATTTGGACggagtttaaatgtttctccaaaatattttaataaaacactaacacaatttgtgtgcatttttccTAGTAAAGTGCAAGAAACTATAATTTGagaactaataaataaaatatattttttgaggTTGAGTTGAGAAactaaagtacaaaaataaattaaaatttcaagAGGAAATCTGACACTAAAGCACTGATCTGATATTGATATTATTGATAATCTGTATCAATTCGTCCATGTTTTGCAGAAAATCCACGCCACATGTTACTTTTAACAGCGACTGTAAATTCATTCTTTTCTGGTTCAGTTCTTCATTTGCCCATACCGGCTTTTAGCAGCAAATTTGTGTCAGACACAATGGTTTGACTATTAAGCAGTAGGTAGAAAAGCATGAAATCAGATCCATAAAACTAAATCACAGCACAGCCTCAGTGGTTGAGACTCTGCCAAGATGGAGTCTAATGTGCCCAGATTAGCCTGTTAAAATCGttcttttgtttgctaaaaGCGCCACATCTGTAGGAactaaatggataaaaaaaggcaaaactattaacaaaattttaaaaattagtcaCTTGCATTTCAGTCAATTTTTTCCCTCTAATGGAAACATACCAAGCAGACAGAAAGGATGTATatgtctaaaaatgtttgtacctttattatatttaattggTTTTTAATTATAGACATTCAAGATTGATGTATGTACGTTTGAACTGCAAATGTAAATGCTTTCTATCATAATACGTACCCatatatgtgtgtatttgttgcTACAGTGTTTGCTGTGTGTGAGGGTTCCTGCCTACAGTGACCTCTCTGTCAGTCGGCCTGTGTCCGTCAGTCTGTACGTCTCCAACGGGAAGAGGAAGCGGAGCAGCACGCACTGCTTCAAGTACCTTCCTGGTGAGCAACTCGTGACATTATTACCTCATCGCAACTTTATTACCACTCCTGATGTTTGCAGTGACATGTAGAGATGCCCTGACCCGATATTCAATTCGGTGACGATGTATCTGATCCATAAGGGccgatctattcagtctaattctatgctttgtccTCTGAGCAATGTCATgcttgaatatttattttttgttacatttagaACTCCTAATtccactttctgaaccatttgaaagaagatttattgcagtttctttttgtcagtttcCGTTCCCTAAttacactgactgaacaaatcaaagttgtcagctggttttaccgctgtgcaatggctgctggaaaagataaatggttgtttttgactaaaTATGCAGAAACCACTTattgcattcttgttggttctGCAGAAGGCcgcacttctgcttttcaaagatgtatggttgtttAATTGCATATCTGTTTGCATCCATTTTCACATCCGAGTGTAAATTTTGAGTTGGTGGGCATGGCCAGCGccttatttgaatttaaagtgacaggaatccctaaacagctcaaaataggcagaaatTACCAAACTAAAATCTCGTTatctaagaattattttgtggaaaaaatttaatgaacatgttttatattgaCAGAGATCTGTACAGAGGCCTATTTTCAAGTCTGGATAAGtgagaaaactaaaaattttgTATGGAAAACAGTTCATATTTAGTTTCCTAAGatggaaaaatctaattttcggCTTTTTACgtgatgatattttttttaaagtcacatcAGAACTTTAGTTTCTTTTCTCCATCTGATTGTTCTTGAGTTGCACTCACCTTTCTGGCCTCCAGATTCTTTTACATCAGCTGCACTCAAAATTCTTGAACTGGGTTCAAGTAGATGTCAAAGCATCAATTGATTAGAagaatctgttttaaatttaggaTGAACCAGTCCAGATTAATTGTTTAAGATGTTTCCTGATTTAAATTTGTCCAGATGCTGGCAGGAGAAGTCTGGAGTTTTAAAAATGGGAGCTTTGTAGGAACGCTGCCTTCTGCTTAATGTGTGCTGGCAAGATAAAATTAGATCTTTTCCTATGGTTGATTTACTTTGTTAAAAGTTCCTGGAAtagtaaaatgtataaaaaagttGCTGCAGGAATGGTTAGGAGTGCAAAACActacaaatttaattaaaaaatgttatttttttacaaaagaggaATTCACATCGACTTTTTACACACTTTAACTAGGGGTGAAAATAGGTTTATTTGTTGGTTCAGtttgttggtaaaataaatgaacatctTCTATGTTTATGTGGTTCTTGCAGAAAATAGCTAAATCAGTAACTTTTatattcttgttttctctcattGCAAATTGCATACAAGACAATTTTCATGCTTTGCTTCTCCTGTTTCTATGCAgtaaaaatttgagttttacaAGTTTAATGGTTACAATCTTTACCTCATTCTGCATATGTGAGGTTTATCTGCAGCCATGTAGattaataaaactgataaaGTGTGTGTTAAAGTTATGtcttatattttacttttgctatCAAACAAGGTTAATAACAGCatatattttactaaaattCAAAGGAAagttattatgtaaaattcactttttgcatatttttctacGCAACTGCTTCtcaaaatgctttaaagaaAAGACCTAGCCGTTtgttggcaataagttaatgatttttggtgtctggaaaatgtgtCTGTTCAGATACCTTTCTAATGTTGAGTCACATTTGACAGAgactgtgccgttacctagcaaccccagctaagCCCAgctctgttacctagcaaccagaGCATTTGCTCAGGTGGTTTTACCGCTTTATGTGCTGTccaacggctgctggaaaagacaagtgttttcttgtagacttaccatccagaaaccactttctgcattcctgttggctgtgcaggaggctccacttctgcttctcaAAGATGTAAGGTTGTAAAACTGTCCATCTGTTTCCAGCCATTTTCAACTGTAATTTCTTCAGCTAGTGCAATTAGGAGTttaacagccaatgtaaaataattaataaagaaactgaaattgacAATAACAATAGGTTGCCTACCTTGGttaaacctgaaaaaaataaaatgcaacaaacctTTTTTCAGATGATTCAGAAAGTGCAGTTAGGACttctaaataaagtttttttaaaaagtaaaataaataataaagctttAATTTGATCAGAGCAGAAGGTATAGAATTATACAGAATAAATCTAAATAGATCGGGCGCATTGTCACCGATACCCgatatatttttatcaatattggGAGCGATACAGATGGGTCTAGCTGAAACCTGCTAATCATTGCTAGCCATGAAAAACCCAGgataaatagaaatattatgTAAACTAGATAATTTATCTGTTTTCCTCTCAGTTATGTTTAAAGAAGAGGATCCTTTGCTGTCCCGTCCCTCTGCTCCCCCTCTGGACGGGGGAACTGTGGGTCCGCCCAGAATGGACAGAGGCTTCCACGTGTCCGACGACCGCGGCCTCGGC
This is a stretch of genomic DNA from Gambusia affinis linkage group LG12, SWU_Gaff_1.0, whole genome shotgun sequence. It encodes these proteins:
- the nfatc4 gene encoding nuclear factor of activated T-cells, cytoplasmic 4 isoform X2 → MGAAPGSGWEEGEFEFKLVFEEDPPQRQIQGPSPARTAEPESSVGGEEEGTDNHLAIAHAGHSINIPSPPPSSNQRAGMHSPPPRRATVREFSGTYESLPARSVQVSESCVVECPSIQITTISPEDEPAPPVPSYWEMGSGGGWDRERLYLPLLDPFSYRDRFPGSLSPSPASSPSSRGWLSPASSCDSLLVEEEELNEANVGFGLSPSSRPTSPGGKKRRNSPLASPCISRRSSYSEDLQGCNLEGGESASQSQALPGSCELNIPQKTRKTSLEQLSPREVDQEPGLGRSSPCPLPETQQPRREPPSLGMDYLPVPPALAWGRTRASAHSPLFRSNALPPLDWPLPSQFDQYELRIEVQPRPHHRAHYETEGSRGAVKAAPTGHPVVKLCGYAERKPLSLQVFVGTADDRSIRPHPFYQIHRVTGKMVGTASHESVQAGTKLLDIPLNPENNMTALIDCAGILKLRNSDIELRKGETDVGRKNTRVRLVFRTHLPVAPPVGPPGRVLALQVASLPIECSQRSAQELPVIESVSVTSCSVEGGEELLLSGTNFLPISRVLFMERGTDGKLQWEEEAHVDRDNSNECLLCVRVPAYSDLSVSRPVSVSLYVSNGKRKRSSTHCFKYLPVMFKEEDPLLSRPSAPPLDGGTVGPPRMDRGFHVSDDRGLGFHLPPYSSTYSPSCLPMTYQEEYCPKPDSAVEEPGGSRAPLSERNPSFENLELGFTELLPPLYPRGPQPPSPSPSPWLDSPYLSSSPSPSHSSSLSPFPTESPLANSPLPPIPTSPFPQYSTYPQELCPSPPSNPYQDACPAPYSHYEGWEPQGRMLGTSHGGEEDAKNQECPLEFNSSASMHHITFEEVSEFIGEDIQAYQSGSHMNN
- the nfatc4 gene encoding nuclear factor of activated T-cells, cytoplasmic 4 isoform X1 — translated: MGAAPGSGWEEGEFEFKLVFEEDPPQRQIQGPSPARTAEPESSVGGEEEGDGALLRLDSSNLGTDNHLAIAHAGHSINIPSPPPSSNQRAGMHSPPPRRATVREFSGTYESLPARSVQVSESCVVECPSIQITTISPEDEPAPPVPSYWEMGSGGGWDRERLYLPLLDPFSYRDRFPGSLSPSPASSPSSRGWLSPASSCDSLLVEEEELNEANVGFGLSPSSRPTSPGGKKRRNSPLASPCISRRSSYSEDLQGCNLEGGESASQSQALPGSCELNIPQKTRKTSLEQLSPREVDQEPGLGRSSPCPLPETQQPRREPPSLGMDYLPVPPALAWGRTRASAHSPLFRSNALPPLDWPLPSQFDQYELRIEVQPRPHHRAHYETEGSRGAVKAAPTGHPVVKLCGYAERKPLSLQVFVGTADDRSIRPHPFYQIHRVTGKMVGTASHESVQAGTKLLDIPLNPENNMTALIDCAGILKLRNSDIELRKGETDVGRKNTRVRLVFRTHLPVAPPVGPPGRVLALQVASLPIECSQRSAQELPVIESVSVTSCSVEGGEELLLSGTNFLPISRVLFMERGTDGKLQWEEEAHVDRDNSNECLLCVRVPAYSDLSVSRPVSVSLYVSNGKRKRSSTHCFKYLPVMFKEEDPLLSRPSAPPLDGGTVGPPRMDRGFHVSDDRGLGFHLPPYSSTYSPSCLPMTYQEEYCPKPDSAVEEPGGSRAPLSERNPSFENLELGFTELLPPLYPRGPQPPSPSPSPWLDSPYLSSSPSPSHSSSLSPFPTESPLANSPLPPIPTSPFPQYSTYPQELCPSPPSNPYQDACPAPYSHYEGWEPQGRMLGTSHGGEEDAKNQECPLEFNSSASMHHITFEEVSEFIGEDIQAYQSGSHMNN